Genomic segment of Alcanivorax borkumensis SK2:
GCGTTATAGCGAAGTGGATATCGCTTGTATCGAGCAGATTCAGCATTGGCTGGAGCGAGGGGTGCCGATCAGTCAGGTGGCGGGGCTACTGGCTGATTCAGCAGCGGCTAACGGGGCGGTGTGGGAACAGGGTGCCGAACAGCAAGGGCCTTGGCGCGGGGCAGTAACAGACGCGATCTGCGCGCTGGAGTCGCTCAACACCCGCCGTCTGGAACAGTTGCTCAATGGGCTGCTGAATGATTATAGCCATGCTCTGGTACTGGATCACTTTTGTGATCCCGTGCGGGCACGTTTGGCTGACACTTCAGCCCTGGGTGGATGGCTCACCCTGTTTGACGGTGTGCTGCAGGCCAAGTGGTCGTCGCGGGCATTATCGCTGGCGCCACGGGGTGGGGAGGCCGGCTGGTTGCTGGTGCCGGTGGGGAGAGCCTTGCCGGCACTGGAACTGGCGATGGTATTGAACCGCCCGCTCTGGTGTCTGGGGGCTCCTTTGGTGACGGTAGAACTGCGCAGTGTACTCAAAAGCCTGGCGCAACGGGCCGGTGGTGTGCTCTGGGTGGTGGATCGCTGGCCAACGGCGGCCCAGCGTCAGCAAATCGGTATCGCTTCTGGTTGTGGCCTCAGTGAGGCGTGCTGGGGGCTGGATCTATCGCAAATGACACTGCCGCAAGAGGTAGCCCAGCTTGGCGGGCGTCGGCAGGGGCTGGCGAGCGAACTGGATCGACTTCAACAATCCTGGAGTACGCCATGAATCTGGTCTGGTACCGCAAC
This window contains:
- a CDS encoding MerR family transcriptional regulator, which codes for MSESTSRVQVADRQAGSISIQHVSMHCGIPAVTLRAWERRYGLLTPARTDKGHRRYSEVDIACIEQIQHWLERGVPISQVAGLLADSAAANGAVWEQGAEQQGPWRGAVTDAICALESLNTRRLEQLLNGLLNDYSHALVLDHFCDPVRARLADTSALGGWLTLFDGVLQAKWSSRALSLAPRGGEAGWLLVPVGRALPALELAMVLNRPLWCLGAPLVTVELRSVLKSLAQRAGGVLWVVDRWPTAAQRQQIGIASGCGLSEACWGLDLSQMTLPQEVAQLGGRRQGLASELDRLQQSWSTP